In one window of Skermanella rosea DNA:
- the ybeY gene encoding rRNA maturation RNase YbeY, which translates to MTASVRPPLEISVGLEAGDWEGLVPDAGRRVESAARAAFAAAEHPDILRDAAAAEMSLVLADDAMVRTLNRDYRGKDKPTNVLSFALLDDAGDVDDDLASHPGMPILIGDVILACETVRREAAEQGKPVEDHLTHLVVHGVLHLLGYDHETDPDADRMERLETSILAGMGIADPYAGPSPDSERSPGDPAGSG; encoded by the coding sequence ATGACGGCTTCCGTGCGACCGCCGCTGGAGATCTCGGTCGGCCTTGAAGCCGGCGACTGGGAGGGCCTGGTCCCGGACGCCGGGCGGCGGGTCGAGTCGGCGGCCCGCGCGGCCTTCGCCGCGGCCGAGCATCCGGACATCCTGCGCGACGCGGCGGCGGCCGAGATGAGCCTCGTGCTCGCCGACGACGCCATGGTCCGAACGCTCAACCGCGACTATCGCGGCAAGGACAAGCCGACCAACGTCCTCTCTTTCGCTTTGCTTGACGATGCCGGGGACGTCGATGATGACTTGGCGTCGCATCCGGGAATGCCTATACTCATCGGAGACGTGATCCTGGCCTGTGAAACCGTGCGGCGCGAAGCCGCCGAACAGGGAAAACCGGTCGAGGATCATCTGACGCACCTGGTTGTTCATGGCGTGCTCCATCTTCTCGGTTATGATCACGAAACCGACCCCGACGCCGACCGCATGGAAAGGCTGGAAACCAGCATTCTCGCCGGCATGGGCATCGCCGATCCCTATGCCGGGCCGTCGCCGGATTCCGAACGATCGCCCGGCGATCCGGCCGGATCCGGGTGA
- a CDS encoding hemolysin family protein, protein MADISGSRTPREDGADEQNSFTGQFRGWLRTILGGRGDTTLRDTIEELIEERREAEGSIAADERVLLANILKLRDRTVVDTMVPRADIVAVDIDTTLPELIERMSQEAHSRMPVYRETLDDVVGVVHIKDVLSAVARKTPFQLKDITRDAVIVAPSMPVLDLLLQMRQSRQHMALVVDEFGGIDGLVTIEDLVEEIVGEIEDEHDETEEPMLVTRPDGTMLADARVPIDDFLSLVGPVLDDGEREDFDTLGGLVFNLAGRVPSRGELLKHPSGLEFEVVDADPRRIKRLRVRNLPEPVDATHG, encoded by the coding sequence ATGGCAGACATATCCGGCAGTAGGACGCCCCGTGAAGACGGGGCCGACGAGCAGAACTCCTTCACCGGCCAATTTCGCGGCTGGTTGAGGACCATCCTGGGGGGACGCGGCGATACGACGCTGCGCGACACCATCGAGGAGTTGATCGAGGAACGGCGTGAAGCCGAGGGATCGATCGCCGCCGACGAGCGGGTACTCCTCGCCAACATCCTCAAGCTTCGGGACCGCACCGTCGTGGACACGATGGTGCCGCGCGCCGACATCGTCGCCGTCGACATCGACACGACGCTGCCGGAGCTGATCGAGCGCATGTCGCAGGAGGCTCACTCCCGGATGCCGGTCTACCGGGAGACCCTCGACGACGTCGTCGGCGTGGTCCACATCAAGGACGTGCTGTCCGCAGTCGCGCGGAAGACGCCTTTCCAGCTCAAGGACATCACCCGCGACGCGGTGATCGTGGCGCCCAGCATGCCGGTCCTCGACCTGCTGCTCCAGATGCGCCAGTCGCGCCAGCACATGGCGCTGGTCGTGGACGAATTCGGCGGCATCGACGGACTCGTGACGATCGAGGACCTGGTCGAGGAGATCGTCGGCGAGATCGAGGACGAGCACGACGAGACCGAGGAGCCGATGCTGGTGACCCGGCCGGACGGCACCATGCTGGCCGACGCCCGCGTTCCGATCGACGATTTCCTCAGCCTGGTCGGACCCGTCCTGGACGACGGCGAGCGGGAGGACTTCGACACGCTCGGCGGCCTCGTGTTCAACCTCGCGGGCCGCGTGCCGAGCCGGGGCGAACTGCTCAAGCATCCCTCGGGCCTGGAGTTCGAGGTGGTGGACGCCGATCCGCGGCGGATCAAGCGCCTGCGGGTCCGCAACCTTCCGGAGCCCGTCGACGCCACCCATGGATGA
- the lnt gene encoding apolipoprotein N-acyltransferase, whose translation MDDASLRLRARGGSADDDAAAGGAVPRERILGLAARVSALAGWRRYLAAAAFGGLATLALPPAFAVPVLLLAFPGLLWLLDGAATRRAAFFTGWWFGFGHFLLGLYWISFALLTDIARFWWMMPFAAAGLPALLAIFVGLATVALHVLSRRLRLGGLSRVLAFAMLWTVAEYLRGHVLTGFPWNLIGYSWVGFLPVLQSVAVIGTYGLGLLTVAVAATPALFGDPSESRRRAAGSVAFGLLLIAAIGVAGWVRLSQNDGSTVPGVVVRIVQPNIAQTLKWNPAERARNFERLLEMTAAGPAAGGPAPTHVVWPETAVPFFLERDAAARQAIGSVTPSGGSVITGAPRVRTEPDGTNRFWNSLHAVDGSGAVVASYDKFHLVPFGEYMPLRGVLPVAAIAAGSTDFSAGAGPETLDVAGLPPFSPLVCYEVIFPAAVKDPERRPEWLLNVTNDAWYGISAGPHQHFAIAQARAVEEGLPMVRAANTGISGVVDGYGRISAYLGLGTRGVVDAALPKSLGNTPYGRIGDWTLVLLLMSFALSTTIARQTP comes from the coding sequence ATGGATGACGCTTCCCTGCGCCTCCGGGCTCGGGGCGGAAGCGCGGACGACGACGCGGCGGCAGGCGGCGCGGTGCCCCGGGAGCGGATCCTGGGCCTCGCGGCGCGCGTGTCCGCCCTGGCCGGCTGGCGCCGCTACCTCGCGGCGGCGGCGTTCGGCGGCCTCGCGACCCTCGCCCTGCCGCCGGCCTTCGCCGTGCCCGTGCTGCTGCTGGCCTTTCCCGGCCTGCTCTGGCTGCTCGACGGCGCGGCGACCCGCCGGGCCGCCTTCTTCACCGGCTGGTGGTTCGGCTTCGGGCATTTCCTGCTCGGCCTCTACTGGATCTCCTTCGCGCTGCTGACCGACATCGCCCGCTTCTGGTGGATGATGCCCTTCGCGGCGGCGGGGCTGCCGGCGCTGCTCGCCATCTTCGTCGGGCTGGCGACCGTGGCCCTGCACGTCCTGTCGCGGCGCCTGCGCCTGGGCGGACTTTCGCGCGTGCTCGCCTTCGCGATGCTGTGGACGGTGGCGGAGTATCTGCGCGGGCATGTCCTGACCGGCTTCCCCTGGAACCTGATCGGCTATTCTTGGGTGGGATTCCTGCCGGTGCTGCAGAGCGTCGCGGTGATCGGCACCTATGGCCTGGGTCTCCTGACGGTCGCGGTCGCCGCGACGCCGGCCCTGTTCGGCGACCCCTCCGAGTCGCGGCGCCGGGCGGCCGGATCGGTGGCGTTCGGCCTTCTCCTGATCGCCGCGATCGGCGTCGCCGGCTGGGTTAGATTGTCGCAGAACGACGGGTCCACGGTTCCCGGCGTGGTGGTACGCATCGTCCAGCCGAACATCGCGCAGACGCTGAAATGGAACCCGGCCGAACGGGCGCGGAACTTCGAGCGCCTGCTGGAAATGACGGCCGCGGGACCCGCCGCGGGGGGCCCGGCCCCCACCCACGTGGTCTGGCCGGAAACGGCGGTACCCTTCTTCCTGGAACGCGACGCGGCGGCCCGGCAGGCGATCGGGTCGGTGACGCCGTCCGGCGGCAGCGTGATCACCGGCGCCCCGCGGGTCAGGACCGAGCCGGACGGCACCAACCGGTTCTGGAACAGCCTCCATGCGGTGGACGGCAGCGGCGCGGTGGTCGCCAGCTACGACAAGTTCCACCTGGTGCCGTTCGGCGAGTACATGCCGCTGCGGGGCGTCCTGCCGGTCGCTGCGATCGCGGCCGGATCGACCGATTTCTCCGCGGGGGCCGGACCGGAGACGCTGGACGTCGCCGGCCTGCCGCCGTTCAGCCCGCTCGTCTGCTACGAGGTGATCTTCCCCGCCGCGGTGAAGGACCCGGAACGGCGGCCGGAATGGCTGCTCAACGTGACGAACGACGCCTGGTACGGCATCAGCGCGGGGCCGCACCAGCACTTCGCCATCGCCCAGGCCCGCGCCGTCGAGGAAGGGCTGCCCATGGTCCGGGCGGCGAACACCGGCATATCCGGGGTCGTCGACGGCTATGGCCGGATCTCGGCCTATCTCGGGTTGGGTACGCGCGGAGTCGTTGACGCGGCGCTGCCGAAATCGCTTGGAAACACCCCGTACGGTCGAATTGGCGACTGGACATTGGTGTTACTTCTTATGAGTTTCGCCCTCAGCACAACCATCGCTCGACAGACCCCTTGA